Proteins found in one Nitrosopumilus maritimus SCM1 genomic segment:
- the ilvD gene encoding dihydroxy-acid dehydratase translates to MEEISSRNVVEGTSRAPQRAMYKAMGLDDSDLSKQMIGVCHTGNEATPCNIHLPRLALKAKEGVSDTGATPREFSTIAVSDGIAMGHEGMKSSLISREVIADSIELMVRAHQYDALVGIAGCDKSLPGTMMAMARLNVPSVFVYGGTIMPGMLNGEELTVVDVYEAVGAYDAGQLSLEGLKNIENTACPNEGSCGGMFTANTMASISEAIGLALPGSASPPAEDDRREKMVYDTGVACAKALQMDIRPREVLTFEAFENAITMLNSVGGSTNGILHLLALANEVGIKLTYDDFERVRKKTPHIADMKPGGNYVMNSLDKIGGIPFVLKKLLDKGLLNENCITITGKTIKENLNAMVMPQTEQQIIRPMENPLHNVGTAVILKGSLAPDGAVIKTAGVEMTKFTGKARVFDREELAFEAVKRGDIDEGHVVVIRYEGPKGGPGMREMLATTAALVGQGLGKKVAMVTDGRFSGGTRGFMVGHVAPEAYVGGPIALVKDDDEITIDTETNIIDLHVSSEELENRRKQWSPPKPNYTSGALAKFATLVGSAAEGAITKPNL, encoded by the coding sequence ATGGAAGAAATCTCTAGTAGAAATGTTGTAGAAGGTACTTCTCGTGCTCCACAAAGAGCAATGTACAAAGCTATGGGATTAGATGATAGTGATTTATCAAAACAAATGATTGGAGTTTGTCATACAGGAAATGAAGCAACTCCATGTAACATCCATCTTCCAAGATTAGCTCTCAAAGCAAAAGAAGGAGTTTCAGATACGGGTGCAACACCTAGAGAGTTTTCAACAATTGCAGTAAGTGACGGAATTGCAATGGGACATGAAGGAATGAAATCATCATTAATTTCTCGTGAAGTAATTGCAGATTCTATTGAATTAATGGTAAGAGCACATCAATACGATGCACTAGTAGGAATTGCAGGGTGTGATAAGAGCCTTCCAGGTACAATGATGGCAATGGCAAGATTGAATGTTCCATCAGTGTTTGTGTATGGGGGAACTATCATGCCAGGAATGCTTAATGGAGAAGAATTAACAGTTGTAGATGTTTATGAAGCAGTTGGAGCATATGATGCAGGACAGTTATCATTAGAAGGTCTAAAAAATATTGAAAATACTGCATGTCCAAACGAAGGATCCTGTGGAGGAATGTTTACTGCAAATACTATGGCATCAATTTCAGAAGCAATTGGTCTTGCATTACCAGGCAGTGCCAGTCCACCTGCAGAAGATGATAGAAGAGAAAAGATGGTGTATGATACTGGAGTAGCATGTGCAAAAGCACTACAGATGGATATCAGACCAAGAGAAGTTCTTACTTTTGAAGCATTTGAGAATGCAATTACAATGCTAAACTCTGTTGGAGGTTCAACAAATGGAATTTTACATTTGTTAGCACTTGCAAATGAAGTTGGTATCAAATTAACATATGATGATTTTGAAAGAGTTAGAAAAAAGACACCCCACATAGCAGACATGAAACCAGGTGGAAACTATGTTATGAATTCACTTGATAAAATTGGAGGAATTCCATTTGTATTAAAGAAACTACTTGACAAAGGACTCTTAAATGAAAATTGTATTACAATTACTGGAAAGACAATCAAAGAAAATTTGAATGCCATGGTCATGCCACAAACAGAACAACAAATAATCAGACCAATGGAGAACCCACTTCACAATGTTGGAACTGCAGTAATTCTCAAGGGTTCACTTGCACCAGATGGTGCAGTGATAAAGACTGCGGGAGTAGAAATGACAAAATTCACAGGAAAGGCTCGTGTCTTTGATAGAGAAGAATTAGCATTTGAGGCAGTAAAAAGAGGCGATATTGATGAAGGACATGTTGTAGTAATTAGATATGAAGGACCAAAAGGAGGTCCAGGAATGAGAGAGATGCTTGCAACTACTGCAGCACTCGTAGGTCAGGGATTAGGCAAGAAAGTAGCCATGGTTACTGATGGAAGATTCTCAGGAGGAACAAGAGGGTTCATGGTAGGACATGTTGCTCCAGAAGCATATGTCGGTGGACCAATAGCACTTGTAAAAGATGATGATGAAATTACAATAGATACTGAAACTAACATAATTGATCTTCATGTGTCATCTGAAGAATTAGAAAATAGAAGAAAACAATGGAGTCCTCCAAAACCAAATTACACATCAGGGGCTTTAGCAAAATTTGCAACATTAGTTGGTTCTGCAGCTGAAGGTGCTATTACAAAACCTAATCTATAG
- a CDS encoding helicase C-terminal domain-containing protein: protein MLSLLEKFPEQFTPRDIQKEILADIEEQFNSGYKKIVLCAPTGVGKSLVGATVSKFFDSSFTVTASKHLQDQYIKDIPFLKPVKGKQNFPCLKLMASEKVDNSRRAMRWGLTCEKGECIERTSKNGKEVIETCKFKPTIKQVEENTQDSQSCHYYLQKYEALVSKHSLWNYHAFFQIMKFNKKLFEDYLDRKVSVFDEAHKIEDQIIQFVGFDIFAGQVDECNLNADKYDFADLDSMISLTDDIAYSYAKKIKDIKESPGFENDPDYELISRLERRYDRAAQAKIDISSDKNNFVVNDPVRDLNGNFRTISVKPIDVSKFANEFFETEYQIFMSATIDKQSFCENMGLKKDEVAFVDTPKSPFPIENRNVDLLNIRRLSYGSTEEDELEVIKTIDRILDEHSTERGLILTSSIPRCQKILRYLSPKNTRRIRICHSKNKDGKTQDEVISEHASDPTGVLLSSSLWEGVDLKDDLSRFQIIAKVPYPNYKEKRIKAKMDKFPLWYTSQTLTKLLQGFGRSIRSEDDWARTYVLDAAANNVFFKAQQMIPKSYYDVLGIEDL from the coding sequence ATCCTGTCACTTTTAGAAAAATTTCCAGAGCAATTCACTCCTAGAGATATTCAAAAAGAAATTCTTGCAGATATTGAAGAGCAATTTAACTCGGGCTACAAGAAAATCGTTCTATGTGCACCAACCGGAGTTGGAAAATCTCTAGTTGGTGCAACTGTTTCTAAATTTTTTGATAGTTCGTTTACTGTAACTGCATCAAAACATCTTCAGGATCAATACATCAAGGATATACCTTTTCTCAAACCTGTAAAAGGAAAACAAAATTTCCCTTGTTTAAAATTAATGGCTTCTGAAAAAGTAGACAATTCTAGAAGAGCTATGAGATGGGGACTAACCTGTGAAAAAGGAGAATGTATTGAAAGAACCAGTAAAAACGGTAAAGAAGTAATTGAAACCTGCAAATTCAAACCTACAATAAAACAAGTTGAAGAAAACACTCAGGATTCCCAGTCATGTCATTATTATCTTCAAAAATATGAGGCACTAGTCTCCAAACACTCTCTTTGGAATTATCATGCATTTTTTCAAATTATGAAATTTAACAAGAAACTGTTTGAAGATTATTTGGATAGAAAGGTCTCTGTTTTTGATGAGGCTCATAAAATTGAAGATCAAATTATTCAGTTTGTAGGATTTGATATCTTTGCTGGACAAGTTGATGAATGTAATCTTAATGCAGACAAGTATGATTTTGCTGATTTAGATTCTATGATATCTTTAACTGACGACATTGCATATTCTTATGCAAAAAAAATCAAAGATATCAAAGAAAGTCCTGGTTTTGAAAATGATCCTGATTATGAATTGATATCAAGATTAGAAAGAAGATATGATAGAGCGGCACAGGCAAAAATCGACATTTCTTCAGACAAAAATAATTTTGTTGTAAATGATCCTGTACGTGATTTGAATGGAAATTTTCGAACTATTTCTGTAAAACCAATTGATGTATCAAAATTTGCAAACGAGTTTTTTGAAACAGAATATCAAATTTTCATGTCTGCTACAATTGACAAACAAAGTTTTTGTGAAAATATGGGTTTGAAAAAAGATGAAGTTGCATTTGTTGACACTCCAAAATCTCCATTCCCAATTGAAAACAGAAATGTTGATCTGTTGAACATTAGGAGATTAAGTTATGGTTCAACTGAAGAAGATGAGTTAGAAGTAATCAAAACAATTGATCGAATACTAGATGAACATTCTACTGAACGTGGGTTAATTTTGACATCATCTATTCCAAGATGTCAAAAAATTCTAAGATACCTTTCTCCAAAAAACACTCGTAGAATCAGAATATGTCACAGTAAAAACAAGGATGGTAAAACTCAAGATGAAGTAATATCAGAACACGCCTCTGATCCTACTGGGGTTTTACTCTCATCTTCTCTTTGGGAAGGAGTTGATCTAAAAGATGACCTTTCTCGTTTTCAGATTATTGCAAAGGTTCCCTACCCTAACTATAAGGAAAAAAGAATCAAGGCCAAGATGGACAAATTTCCCCTTTGGTATACCTCTCAAACATTGACAAAACTACTACAGGGATTTGGACGTTCTATTAGGAGTGAGGATGATTGGGCTAGGACCTATGTTCTTGATGCTGCTGCAAATAATGTGTTTTTCAAGGCACAACAGATGATTCCAAAATCATACTATGATGTTCTAGGCATAGAAGACCTGTAG